Below is a window of Geovibrio ferrireducens DNA.
CATGGTTTTCGGGTCAATTTCTTTAAGGCTCACGCCGCCCGCGGTGACTGTGGCTTTGTTAAAGCCGTGGAAGGAGTCAATAACAGTCTCAAGCTCCTTCAATAGCCCCAGAAGAACCTTTCTGTGCGCCTTTGAAACCTTTGCTCCGTGCATTTCTCCGTCAAGACCTGAGAGCCTGATTAATACAGGCAGCAGTTTTGGCGGGAGAATGCTTCCCAGTGCGGTTTTCATCATTTTTTTATCATTAGCGGCAAAGAGCTCCGCAAGGCGCTTATCCAGTTCCTCCCTCGGCTCATCGGGGAAAATGTCCAGCAGAAGCTTCATTCCCTGCTCGTTTCCGGAGATACTACTGCTTATGTTGTAGACCGCGGGGCCTGTCATCCCGTCCTTAGTGAAGAGGAGATCGCCCCGTTCTTCGGCAATCTTTTTGCCGGAATAGGCACTTATGGACACATCCCGCAGGCTCAGCCCCTCAAGATCAGCTATCCAGCGTTCCCTGAGCTTAACGGGAGTAAGTACCGGACGGAGCGGAACTATGGTATGTCCGCATCTTTCCGCCCACTTGAAGCCGTCACCCTTGGAGCCTGTGGCGGGGTAACTCAGCCCTCCGGTTGCGATTACAACTCTGTCGGCACGGATTATGCCGTTTTCAAGAATGATCCCCGTAACCATTCCGTCCGTACATTCAAGACGCTTCACTTCGGCATCCGTCCATATCTTGGCGCCGCTGAAACGGACGAAGGTGGTCAGCGCCCGGAGAACGGACTTCGCATCGTCATCATCGGGGAAAATTCTGCCCGCATCCTCCTCAACGCATGTCACGCCTAGTTCGGAGAAGAATTTCAGCGTGTCCGCAGGGGAAAAGGAACTGAAAGCGGAATAGAGAAAACGCCCCTCCTTCCCGAAGACTTCGGTGAGTTTCTTTATATCTGTCTGATTATTAGTGAGATTACAGCGCCCGCCGCCGGTTATCAGCAGTTTACGCCCTATTGAAGACCCCCGCTCAAGGAGCACTGTTTTTGCCCCCTGCGAGGCTGCAAATCCGGCAGCAATAAGCCCGGCTGCGCCGCCGCCTATTACCGCCACATCAAAAATATTTTCCGTCATTCCTCTTCCTGACAACCGGCAAGGCAGATGCGCTCATCCGCCCCCTTAAGGTCTTTTCTCATGGATTCCCTTATGTAGTCCATACCGTTATAGAATCCTTTCATCATTACGGAAAGCAGAAAACGCCCCTTGGGTGTGATAAATTTATGTCCGCCGGACCCGCCCACTGCCCCGACAGCCCTCAATGCGGTGTATTCAAAAAATGGCCTGTAAGGCGGTTCCGCATGGAGCCCGAACATCTCCACCATCATTCGGTACTGCTTTACCGAATGTCTGCCGAAAGCTGTGCTTTTCACCACGGAGGCCATGCCCGCCGCCACGCGCTCGGCATATTCCTGTAATGAGAAGGAGTTGGCGTACAGGGTTCCGTTCAGGAAGCTGAATGCCCCTGAACCCAGCCCCACATACTCGCTGTGATCCACAACATATTCGTCTATAAATTCCTTCTTTTTCAGAGCGAAAGCCCATGAGGTGCGCTGCAAGTAAGGGTCTGTCATATTCCGCATTATGAGGGAGAAGAGCTTCGCCTCGTTTTCATTGGTGGGTTTTCCTATGGCCTCCCTAAGCTTCCTGCCCACGAAAGGTGCGTACATCAGCGGGTAGAATGTCACCTGCTGGGGGTTCAGCTCCCGCACTATGCGTATATCTTCCAGAAGGTCTTCCTCCGTCTGGCCGGGAAAGTTATACATAAGATCAACATTGACAATGGGAAAGTGCTTTAGTATCGCCTTAACCTTGTCGTACTGCTCAGCACCCGTGCCGAACTTCTTTATGCGGCCTATGCTTTCCAGAAACCTGTCATTGAAAGTCTGTATCCCCACGGAAAGACGGTCAATACGCCCTTCGGTGTACATCAGGCTTTGGGGGTCGATATGGTTGGGGTCGCTCTCGCAGGAAACCTCGGTTATCCCGAAAAGCTCTCTGGCGAGATCTATGGTTTTCGCAAGCTCATCCGGCAGGATAGATGTTGTGCCGCCGCCGAAGTAAGCGGAACTGAAACTGTAGCCTAGCCTTGCGGTCATCCGCATTTCATCCCGCAGAAGGCTGAAATATCGTCTTGCTGTTTCCTCCTGAAACTTAAACCTGTGGAAAGAGCAGTAAGGGCAGAGGGTGAGACAGAAAGGCACATGGAGATAGAGCAGATAGCTCTTGTTTTTGTCCGCAGGGGGCAGAACCGTTACATTGTCCTCCGAAAAGCGGAGATAGTATTTTACTGCTGATTTCATAATCAGCCTTGCTGCGGCGGCGGAAAAATCCCACCTTATGCGCTCAGCACCCCCGGAGGCGGCATCTGCCGCACGTGAAAATGAGTTATCCCTCGGAAACTCCGCCAAAATACACCCCCGTCAATAAATAACAGCCGTCTGACCGGGACGGCTATGGAACCATTAACATTTATACATGTTTAAAGAACATTTCGTAAAGAGTAAGCATTATCTCCACAAGAATAAGAATAACTATATACCACTCAACCCTGAGCGAATGGGCATTGTGCTGGAGGCCGAGCTGCTTTTCCGTGGTGTCTGTCACAAGCTTGAGCTTACGTTCCAGCGCCTTGCTCCGCTCTATTATTTCAAACTCGTCCTCAAGCTTTAAGTAAAGCCGCTCAAGCTCCGGATGCTCCCAGAGTATCTCCGGCTTTTCGTTCACCTCAACCCCGCCCACCATGGTATGCTGAATAAGCAGTGCGGAACCGATGGTGCTGACAAGCTCTCTGTAGGTGCGGGTTTTGCCCATGCCGGACTTAAGGCGCATGGCAAGCGGCTCTATCTGCTGGAAAACCTCGGACATCGCCGCCTCATACCTGCCGAGAACAACGCTTTTTGCCAGTATGTCAGCCATGGTGAGCACATGCTGGCGTGTAAGCTCCGCCAGACTAACATGGTCACCCTCAAACCTGTCTTCACCTGTGCCAGTGTTGATAAACAGGCTCTCACTCTCCACAGAAGGGTTCGGCTCATCTATAAAACTCTCCAGTTCGGAGAGAATATCGTTTCTTTCCTTATCGCTCAGGCCGACCGTCACAATCACGCCGAAACGGAATATCACAACCCACTGATTTTCACCCAGCCTGAAACTGAGCGGTAAATGAGAGGTGCGCTCGCCGATTTCGATCCCTTTTGTCCTTATCTTCTCACTGACGGACATTGCCGTCATTACAAGTTGCATTTTTTCACCCGCCGATATAAAAAGTACATATATTTATAGAATTATAGAACTTTATCCGAAACTAATCATCAGAATTCAGCCTTTTTAAAAAAAATAAAACATATTCACTCTAACTACAGGTGCCGGATGCGAAAATTCCTTACCCCTCCAGAAATGACCGAAGCCATGCTTGAATCAGCCTCAGCCAAGTGCGCCCTTCCCGCTTCCAGAGCCTTTGTTCTGGCGCTGCTGGCAGGGGCGTATATAGGCTTCGCCGCTCATCTGGCAACTATGGTGACCACAGGCAGCACGGAGTGGATCGGGGTTCAGAGGTTTCTCACCGGGGCGGTGTTCTCCTTCGGGCTGATGCTGGCGGTTATTCCGGGGTCTGAGCTCTGGACGGGAAACACAATGATGATAGCAGGCATAGCGGACAGACGGATCACCGCTGCTGACATGCTGCGCAACTGGATGATAGTTTACATCGGCAACCTCATAGGTGCGGTTATCCTCGCCCTGCTTGTGGTGAAGGGAACAGGGCTCACTGACGGGCAGTTCGGCGCAACCGCCATAAAAATAGCCTACGCCAAGACCAATGAACAGGTTTACGGCATAGAGCACCAGTACGCCTATTTTTTCAGGGGGCTTCTCTGTAACTGGCTGGTGTGCCTTGCCGTTTTAATTGCCATGAGCGCGCAGGACATAGGGGGAAAAATCCTCGGCATATTCTTCCCCATAATGGCCTTTGTAGCCAGCGGGTTTGAACACTCTGTGGCTAATATGTACTTCATCCCGGCGGGAATATTCGCAAAATCATTCCCCGCTGCGGCTGCGGCCAGCGGGCTTGATGCAGCCTCCCTGAGCGCCCTGAACTGGGGGAGCATGTTCACCGGAAATATCATAGCCGTTACTCTCGGAAACCTTGCGGGGGGCGGGCTTATGGTAGCCTGTGTAATGCTTTTCATCCACGGCGGAAAAAAGAGGGAACAGAACCTTTAAATAAATATTGATTTGCTCATAAATAGGATTATAGTCTGATCTCGTCTGCCCGTCATATTTTCAGGTACGGGAATGAGGTACAGGCTTTGTTCCGCACAGTTTTTCTTCTCATTTTGTCCAACATTTTCATGACCTACGCATGGTACGGTCATCTCAAAACTCTCAGAGACAAACCGCTTATAATCGCGATCCTTATTTCATGGGGCGTGGCCTTCTTTGAGTACTGCCTTCAGGTTCCGGCAAACAGGCACGGTTTCGGCATTTTCACCCTGCCGCAGCTTAAAGTTATGCAGGAGATAATAACCATGGCAGTCTTCGCTGTTTTTGCCGTCTGGTATATGAACGTGCCCGTCACAAGGAACTTTTTTTACGCTTCCATGTGTCTGGTGGGCGCGGCGTATTTCATATTCAGGGACGCGGCGGCTCTTCCCTGAAAAATCTTAACTTCCGCTTGATAATTTATCGTCAAAGGTAAAATATACAATTATGGAGGAACGCATATGACAAAAGACATGAACATAAGCATTCTTCCGCAGCCGGATGACACCTCCTGCGGCCCGACATGCCTTCATGCGGTTTATTCATATTACGGTGAGGATCTCAGGCTTGAAGACCTCAGAAAAGAAATAGCAGAACTGGAAACCGGCGGCACACTGGCCGTTGTTCTCGGTCTGCATGCCCTGAGAAGGGGGTACAGGGTAACAATATACTCCTACAACCTTGTGGTTTTTGACCCCACATGGTTCAGGCTTCCGCCCGAAGGCATAATAAACAAGCTCAAAAAGCAGATGGAAGTGAAAACAGACCCTAAACTGAGGTATACTTCCAAAAAATATATTGAGTTTCTCACCCTCGGCGGGGAACTTAAGTTTGCGGATCTCTCCCCTGCGCTCATAAGGAAGTATCTGGACAGGCAGACACCCATAATAACCGCACTGAGCGCAACCTACCTCTACCGCAGCCCAAGGGAGATACCGGAGAACACGGACTATGACGACATAAAAGGCGAACCCTCCGGTCACTTTGTTGTCATAACCGGATATGACAAACCTGCAAAAAAAGTAAGCGTGGCAGACCCCATGCTCCCCAACCCTTTTATGAAAACAAACCGCTACAGCGTGAGGATGACGCATCTTATAAACGCCATCCTCCTCGGCGTTCTTACATACGACGCCAAACTGCTGGTTATAGAAAAAAATGAAACAGACGGTGATGTGCAGAAATGACAAACATTATAGTAGTTAACACGCCCTCAGAATGGAAGTTTGATACCCCCGACGCAAGAGTTGTCTCCGCATGGAACTACCTCACCGACCCCGAATTCAACACTGTTAAAAAAGCCAAAGTGTTCAACCTCTGCCGCTCGTACCAGTACCAGAGCTACGGGTACTATGTTTCCCTTCTGGCGGCGGCACGCGGTCATATGCCGTACCCCAATGTCATGACCATTCAGGACTTCAAGTCCAAGGCTTTTGCAAAGCTGATCTCTGATGAGATAGATGAGCTGATACAGAAAAGCCTCGGTCACCTCACATCGGAAAGCTTTACGCTGAGCATATATTTCGGCCGCAACCTCGCAAAACGATACGACAAGCTCAGCTCACGCCTCTTCGGAATGTTCGTTGCCCCTATGGTGCGGGCGGACTTCGTGAAGCTCAAGGAAAAGTGGATGATCCACGCCATAGCCCCCATATCCATGAAGCAGGTTCCTGAGGAGCACTTCGGCTTTGTGGAACAGGCTGCCAGAGAGTTCTTTGTACGCAAACCGAGAGCAGCCCACATAAAAAACTACCGCTTTGATCTCGCCATTCTTTTCAACCCTGCGGAGAAGACCCCCCCTTCCGATGATGTGGCTATTCAGCGGTTCATAAAAGCGGCTGAAAAGGAAGGAGTAAGCACAGAGATAATCAGCAAGGACGACTACACGAGAATACCTGAATTTGACGCACTCTTCATAAGGGAAACAACCAGCGTGAACCACCACACATACCGCTTCTCCCGCAAGGCAGAGACGGAAGGGCTAGTGGTTATGGACGACCCCACATCCATACTGCGCTGCACAAACAAGGTTTACCTTTCGGAACTGATGCAGAAAAATAAAATTCCCACGCCTAAAACCACCATCCTGCACAGGCACAATATGAACCACGCAAAAAAGGTTCTCCCCTTCCCCATCATTCTCAAGCAGCCTGACAGCTCCTTTTCTCAGGGTGTTGTAAAGGTTCATGATGAAAAGGAATACAAAGAGGCGATGGAAAAGCTTCTGGATAAATCAGCCCTTGTGGTTGCGCAGGAGTTCATGCCCACCAGCTTTGACTGGCGGGTGGGAGTGATAGGCGGAAAAGCCCTGTATGTCTGCCGTTACTTCATGCACGGGGATCACTGGCAGATAGTGGAACGTGATGAACACGGACAGCTTCATAACGGCAAATTCGACACAATGCCGGTCGAGGCCGCACCCGCAGGTGCTGTTGAGCTTGCCCTCAAAGCCACGAAGTGCATAGGCAGCTCCCTCTACGGTGTTGATATAAAGCAGGTCGGAAACAAGTTTTATGTGATAGAAGTAAACGATAACCCCAGCATCGAATCAGATGTTGAGGATAATGTTCTCGGTAAAAAGCTGTATGAGATAATCATAGGCGAGTTTGTGAACAGGCTTGTTGCGAGGAAGGTAAAATAGCTATGTACGGACTTTTTTCCGTTTGCGGAATCGAACTGGAGTACATGATCGTCTCAAAGGACGATCTGGGAGTTCTCCCCGTAAGCGACAAGCTTCTGGAAGCAGTTGCAGGTGAGATGACACAGTTTTTTGAGCAAGGAGCTGTGGGATGGTCAAACGAGCTTGTTCTGCACGTTATAGAGCTTAAAACCAACGGCCCCGCAAAGGACATACGGGGTCTGGACACACATTTTGCCGCAAACATTAAAGAGATTAATACTATTCTGGACAGGTTCGGAGGCATGCTTATGCCCGCTGCCATGCACCCGCTGATGAACCCCGATACTGATATGCACCTCTGGAACCACGGCGATAAAGAGATATACGAAACATACAACAGGATATTCAACTGCAAGGGGCACGGGTGGTCAAACCTGCAAAGCACCCATATCAACCTCCCCTTCGCCACGGATGAGGAATTCGGCAGGCTGCATGCTGCTATCAGGGTTCTTCTCCCGCTGATTCCGGCTCTTGCCGCAAGCTCCCCCTTCCGTGAAGGCGAGCACACAGGATGGCTTGATACAAGGATAATCACCTACAGAAATAATCAAAAGAAAATCCCCTCCATCACAGGGCAGGTAATACCTGAGCCCTGCTTCTCATGGGAGGCATACGAAAAGGGTATACTGGAGCCCATGTACCGTGACATAGCTCCGTATGATCCCGAATGCATCCTTCAGGAGGAGTGGCTGAACTCAAGGGGGGCTATAGCCCGTTTTGACCGCAGCGCCATAGAAATACGCCTCATGGACATACAGGAATGCCCGAAGGCAGATCTTGCCGCTGTTTCGCTTATTAAAGAAACACTGAAAAAACTGGTCAGCACTGAGTGGAGCAGCTATTCCGCCCAGAAAGAGGCTGATCAGGCCATGCTTGTGGATCTCATGGATAAATGTGCCAAAGATGCCCGCAATGTGGATATTGAGAACCCGTCATACACCGCCCTTTTCGGCATGGAAGGCAGAGTGACCGCCGGTGAGCTCCTGCACAGGCTGGCGGAAGAAATGCCCGATGAGGCTCCTTACAAAACCGAGGCAGCGGAGCTCTGTTCCATCGACTCACTTGCGGAAAGGATAATGTCCCGCACGGGCAGCAGACCTTCACCCGATAAGCTCAGGGAAGTTTACGGCGAACTTGCCGTCTGTCTGGCGGAAAACAGATTCTTTAAGCCATGAGCATTATAATTACCTGCGAACATGCGGTGAACACTGTTCCTGCGGAGTTCTCACGCCTTTTCAGGGGACATGAGGACGTTTTGAGTTCTCACAGAGGGTATGACGCAGGCGCAGCGGAAGCGGCTTTGCTGTTGGGCAGCCTCCTCGGAGTAACACCAGTTATGGGGAATATCACCCGGCTTCTCATCGATCTCAACCGCTCGCCGCACAACAGGGCGCTTTTCTCGGAGTTTTCAGGAAACCTCAGCACAGCGGAAAAGCAGCGGCTGCTTGATGAATACCATGCACCGTTCAGAAACAGAGTGCTTGAGGCTGCGGAAAAAGCGGAAAAACCTTTGCTCCATATATCCGTTCATTCATTCACCCCCGTGCTTAAGAATGAAGTGCGGAAGGCGGACATAGGCATTCTTTACGATCCGGCGGGAAAAAGGGAAAAGGCAGCGGCAGCCGTCCTCACGGACGGATTAAGGGCACTGCCTTATAAGGTTATGAAAAACAGCCCCTATCAGGGCAAATCTGACGGAACGGCGGCATGGCTGAGGAAGCTCATGCCCGATTCAGAGTATGCAGGGATTGAGCTTGAACTCAATCAAAAACTCCTCATAAACGGACGCTTTCCGGAGGAGATAACCAAAAAAACGGCTGAAATGCTAGTTTAGGAAATCAGCATTATCAGCAAGCGACTGTATATAAACGGAACGGGTGATCATATAAAATAAATAAATATTCCCGTTAATTCTATTTACGCCCGTGACAGTCATACTGGGAGGACGTTCCACAAAATCATCCATTTCATTGCTGTACCCCTGAGTGAAAACCCCTAACACAATTCCTTCATAATTCTGATATTCTCCCATTGCCTGATTGAGCTTGTCTATATCTTCCATTATTAGATGTTCAAAACCAACTGTCTGTCTGGACTGACACTTGAGTTCTACAATGTAGCTCCTGTTTTTTAAATGAAACAGAAAGTCCGCTCTTTTAAGCACATTTCCATACACATGACCTGCCTCACGCTCATAAAAAACAGCCACACCATCTCTTGCGTTGAGAAATCTGATCATTTCACACTGAAGCCAACCTTCAAAACCTCCGGGATATTGGCAGCACTCTTCAATATTATCAGCCTGTTCACCCAGCCATCTTATTATCTCGCCGATTAAGACACGGACAGACATAATAAATTCCTTAGCCGCCGCTGCCTGAAACAGGAATCGGAGTGACGCAGGAGGCCATTATATCCATCAAGCGGCTGAGCCCTTCCGTGGGCTGCTGCTGTCTGGCAGAAACACGCACCTGATATTTAGCTGTCTGGTTGGTGCTTCTGGTGTTTTCCCTTGTGGATGTGACATTGCCGTGAATCTTAATGCCGCCGCTGCCGAAGAGGCCGAACTTGAAATTAGCGTTAACATCAGCATCCACACTCTTGGAGTCAGTCTCCTTTGATGTGGCTGTGTCCGTGACTTCCATCTGAAAGTCAATCTGAACATCGTTAACAAGCAGAGACGGAATCGGCACAAGACCGATAAAAGGCGCCTGAACCTTAACGTTTGACACTCCGCCCTGATCGCCGAGCGGACGCTGGAGATTAAATTCAAGCAACCTCGGCTTGTCACCGTCAAAACCTATCTCCTTCATGAAAGCAAAAGCGGAAACCGCCAGATGTTTCTGCGCATCGCACGCCGCCTTGAGCGGTGCAGCTATAAGCTCCTCAATGGGCAGCCCCCTGAACTCCGAACCAACGTTAGGCATAGCAAACTCCTTTATTTATCAGTTTCTTTTCTGGGCTCTATGGTTTTATCGAAATCTGTTATTATTCTGGACATCCCCTCCGGTATGGGGGCGGCTCTGAACTTGACCCGGACATTCATTACCGATTCGCCCTTACCGCCGAAGCTGACATTCAGGCTTGAGCGCTCAACCCGGTTCGCATAGAGCATATTATCCGAGTTGTTCAGAAGCGATGTGTCCGGCTGTCTCTGCTTGAGTTCGGTCTGGTTGACCCTCACGGAGAAATCCATCTCCACCTCTTTGATATTAAGCGTGGACGGATTTACAA
It encodes the following:
- a CDS encoding BaiN/RdsA family NAD(P)/FAD-dependent oxidoreductase, which encodes MTENIFDVAVIGGGAAGLIAAGFAASQGAKTVLLERGSSIGRKLLITGGGRCNLTNNQTDIKKLTEVFGKEGRFLYSAFSSFSPADTLKFFSELGVTCVEEDAGRIFPDDDDAKSVLRALTTFVRFSGAKIWTDAEVKRLECTDGMVTGIILENGIIRADRVVIATGGLSYPATGSKGDGFKWAERCGHTIVPLRPVLTPVKLRERWIADLEGLSLRDVSISAYSGKKIAEERGDLLFTKDGMTGPAVYNISSSISGNEQGMKLLLDIFPDEPREELDKRLAELFAANDKKMMKTALGSILPPKLLPVLIRLSGLDGEMHGAKVSKAHRKVLLGLLKELETVIDSFHGFNKATVTAGGVSLKEIDPKTMKSKVIENLFFAGEVLNLDAPTGGYNLQMCWSTGALAGKSAGAV
- a CDS encoding coproporphyrinogen III oxidase family protein; the protein is MAEFPRDNSFSRAADAASGGAERIRWDFSAAAARLIMKSAVKYYLRFSEDNVTVLPPADKNKSYLLYLHVPFCLTLCPYCSFHRFKFQEETARRYFSLLRDEMRMTARLGYSFSSAYFGGGTTSILPDELAKTIDLARELFGITEVSCESDPNHIDPQSLMYTEGRIDRLSVGIQTFNDRFLESIGRIKKFGTGAEQYDKVKAILKHFPIVNVDLMYNFPGQTEEDLLEDIRIVRELNPQQVTFYPLMYAPFVGRKLREAIGKPTNENEAKLFSLIMRNMTDPYLQRTSWAFALKKKEFIDEYVVDHSEYVGLGSGAFSFLNGTLYANSFSLQEYAERVAAGMASVVKSTAFGRHSVKQYRMMVEMFGLHAEPPYRPFFEYTALRAVGAVGGSGGHKFITPKGRFLLSVMMKGFYNGMDYIRESMRKDLKGADERICLAGCQEEE
- a CDS encoding RMD1 family protein, with translation MQLVMTAMSVSEKIRTKGIEIGERTSHLPLSFRLGENQWVVIFRFGVIVTVGLSDKERNDILSELESFIDEPNPSVESESLFINTGTGEDRFEGDHVSLAELTRQHVLTMADILAKSVVLGRYEAAMSEVFQQIEPLAMRLKSGMGKTRTYRELVSTIGSALLIQHTMVGGVEVNEKPEILWEHPELERLYLKLEDEFEIIERSKALERKLKLVTDTTEKQLGLQHNAHSLRVEWYIVILILVEIMLTLYEMFFKHV
- a CDS encoding formate/nitrite transporter family protein produces the protein MRKFLTPPEMTEAMLESASAKCALPASRAFVLALLAGAYIGFAAHLATMVTTGSTEWIGVQRFLTGAVFSFGLMLAVIPGSELWTGNTMMIAGIADRRITAADMLRNWMIVYIGNLIGAVILALLVVKGTGLTDGQFGATAIKIAYAKTNEQVYGIEHQYAYFFRGLLCNWLVCLAVLIAMSAQDIGGKILGIFFPIMAFVASGFEHSVANMYFIPAGIFAKSFPAAAAASGLDAASLSALNWGSMFTGNIIAVTLGNLAGGGLMVACVMLFIHGGKKREQNL
- a CDS encoding DMT family protein yields the protein MFRTVFLLILSNIFMTYAWYGHLKTLRDKPLIIAILISWGVAFFEYCLQVPANRHGFGIFTLPQLKVMQEIITMAVFAVFAVWYMNVPVTRNFFYASMCLVGAAYFIFRDAAALP
- a CDS encoding C39 family peptidase; translation: MTKDMNISILPQPDDTSCGPTCLHAVYSYYGEDLRLEDLRKEIAELETGGTLAVVLGLHALRRGYRVTIYSYNLVVFDPTWFRLPPEGIINKLKKQMEVKTDPKLRYTSKKYIEFLTLGGELKFADLSPALIRKYLDRQTPIITALSATYLYRSPREIPENTDYDDIKGEPSGHFVVITGYDKPAKKVSVADPMLPNPFMKTNRYSVRMTHLINAILLGVLTYDAKLLVIEKNETDGDVQK
- a CDS encoding RimK family protein, whose protein sequence is MTNIIVVNTPSEWKFDTPDARVVSAWNYLTDPEFNTVKKAKVFNLCRSYQYQSYGYYVSLLAAARGHMPYPNVMTIQDFKSKAFAKLISDEIDELIQKSLGHLTSESFTLSIYFGRNLAKRYDKLSSRLFGMFVAPMVRADFVKLKEKWMIHAIAPISMKQVPEEHFGFVEQAAREFFVRKPRAAHIKNYRFDLAILFNPAEKTPPSDDVAIQRFIKAAEKEGVSTEIISKDDYTRIPEFDALFIRETTSVNHHTYRFSRKAETEGLVVMDDPTSILRCTNKVYLSELMQKNKIPTPKTTILHRHNMNHAKKVLPFPIILKQPDSSFSQGVVKVHDEKEYKEAMEKLLDKSALVVAQEFMPTSFDWRVGVIGGKALYVCRYFMHGDHWQIVERDEHGQLHNGKFDTMPVEAAPAGAVELALKATKCIGSSLYGVDIKQVGNKFYVIEVNDNPSIESDVEDNVLGKKLYEIIIGEFVNRLVARKVK
- a CDS encoding carboxylate-amine ligase, with the protein product MYGLFSVCGIELEYMIVSKDDLGVLPVSDKLLEAVAGEMTQFFEQGAVGWSNELVLHVIELKTNGPAKDIRGLDTHFAANIKEINTILDRFGGMLMPAAMHPLMNPDTDMHLWNHGDKEIYETYNRIFNCKGHGWSNLQSTHINLPFATDEEFGRLHAAIRVLLPLIPALAASSPFREGEHTGWLDTRIITYRNNQKKIPSITGQVIPEPCFSWEAYEKGILEPMYRDIAPYDPECILQEEWLNSRGAIARFDRSAIEIRLMDIQECPKADLAAVSLIKETLKKLVSTEWSSYSAQKEADQAMLVDLMDKCAKDARNVDIENPSYTALFGMEGRVTAGELLHRLAEEMPDEAPYKTEAAELCSIDSLAERIMSRTGSRPSPDKLREVYGELAVCLAENRFFKP
- a CDS encoding N-formylglutamate amidohydrolase — encoded protein: MSIIITCEHAVNTVPAEFSRLFRGHEDVLSSHRGYDAGAAEAALLLGSLLGVTPVMGNITRLLIDLNRSPHNRALFSEFSGNLSTAEKQRLLDEYHAPFRNRVLEAAEKAEKPLLHISVHSFTPVLKNEVRKADIGILYDPAGKREKAAAAVLTDGLRALPYKVMKNSPYQGKSDGTAAWLRKLMPDSEYAGIELELNQKLLINGRFPEEITKKTAEMLV
- a CDS encoding DUF2589 domain-containing protein; this encodes MPNVGSEFRGLPIEELIAAPLKAACDAQKHLAVSAFAFMKEIGFDGDKPRLLEFNLQRPLGDQGGVSNVKVQAPFIGLVPIPSLLVNDVQIDFQMEVTDTATSKETDSKSVDADVNANFKFGLFGSGGIKIHGNVTSTRENTRSTNQTAKYQVRVSARQQQPTEGLSRLMDIMASCVTPIPVSGSGG
- a CDS encoding DUF2589 domain-containing protein; translation: MFWKQKTEDTQTFSDLIRGLQHSISSAMEMIEARNIEILGRYFDPRTGEPVTRRLRLDEDTVIDVPLISVVNPSTLNIKEVEMDFSVRVNQTELKQRQPDTSLLNNSDNMLYANRVERSSLNVSFGGKGESVMNVRVKFRAAPIPEGMSRIITDFDKTIEPRKETDK